In the genome of Diorhabda carinulata isolate Delta chromosome Y, icDioCari1.1, whole genome shotgun sequence, one region contains:
- the LOC130902924 gene encoding craniofacial development protein 2-like, whose product MSSFKTITERPQASRIDRPKSCAEETSVSPMDSGGDKKPTSKSSRNTKIFKIVTYNVRTLSSSSKLLEMEEEIKDISWDIIGLCETRRKEEQLLKLKSGHLFYQNENPNSPDGDIGFLINKRLEKSIVTLKTISDRVAYITLSISKRYEIKIIQVYAPTTAHTDEEVDIFYGDIEIALKENRCYYTILWGTLTPKLENKQICRRWQLEALE is encoded by the coding sequence ATGTcgagttttaaaacaattacgGAACGACCCCAGGCAAGTAGGATAGATCGTCCAAAATCTTGTGCTGAAGAAACTTCAGTCAGTCCCATGGATTCTGGGGGGGACAAAAAACCGACAAGCAAATCAAGTAGAAACACTAAGATCTTTAAAATCGTAACCTACAATGTAAGAACATTATCGTCAAGTAGTAAACTTCTAGAAATGGAAGAGGAGATTAAGGACATAAGCTGGGATATAATCGGTTTATGTGAAacaagaagaaaagaagaacaaCTTCTTAAATTGAAGTCCGGACATctcttttatcaaaatgaaaatcccAACAGCCCTGACGGTGATATAGGATTCTTAATAAACAAACGACTTGAAAAATCAATAGTCACTCTAAAGACTATATCAGACAGAGTGGCATATATAACACTTTCCATAAGTAAAaggtatgaaattaaaattattcaagtataCGCTCCTACGACAGCCCACACAGATGAGGAAGTTGACATCTTCTATGGTGACATAGAAATAGCACTTAAAGAGAATCGATGCTACTATACTATATTATGGGGGACTTTAACgccaaaattggaaaacaaacaGATATGTCGGAGGTGGCAATTGGAAGCTTTGGAATAG